In Patescibacteria group bacterium, a single genomic region encodes these proteins:
- a CDS encoding ferredoxin, with the protein MNKQRLLLIFILIFLSNITSGCVIDNNSNKEQVRSKNVDGKTVGYDKTLSKNIAVKKVTILDGCIGCGVCAKIDREHFVIAAHRAKVISQNNLEAPLLTAAIKNCPTAVIALN; encoded by the coding sequence ATGAACAAACAACGATTATTATTAATATTTATATTGATTTTTTTATCCAATATTACCAGTGGATGTGTTATTGATAACAATAGCAACAAAGAGCAGGTGCGTAGTAAAAATGTTGATGGCAAAACTGTGGGCTACGATAAAACGCTAAGCAAGAATATTGCGGTGAAAAAAGTAACCATACTAGATGGTTGCATTGGTTGTGGTGTTTGCGCAAAGATTGACCGGGAACATTTTGTAATAGCTGCTCATCGGGCAAAAGTAATATCTCAAAATAATTTAGAGGCGCCATTGTTGACGGCAGCGATTAAGAATTGCCCAACCGCCGTAATTGCGTTGAATTAA
- a CDS encoding ferric reductase-like transmembrane domain-containing protein: MFLETHTFFANLSWILLIIILVSRPLAEITKNKILFRVLRYRKQLGVICGLAAIVHVLFFLLGSGLAGIYFLDAEFWSLQNFYGWGSLAVVAMLFPLLTSNNFSLHFFGKYWKKIQRGTYLVFIATAIHIAMVKDEWFEVMGPVLIWLFLWTWAELRRRKRFKV, translated from the coding sequence ATGTTCCTAGAAACCCACACCTTCTTCGCCAACTTGAGTTGGATATTGTTGATTATTATTCTTGTCTCACGACCCTTGGCAGAAATTACCAAAAATAAGATCTTATTTCGAGTTTTGCGCTATCGAAAACAATTGGGTGTAATCTGTGGATTAGCAGCTATTGTCCATGTACTATTCTTTTTACTTGGTAGCGGCTTGGCAGGAATTTATTTTTTAGATGCCGAGTTTTGGTCATTGCAAAATTTCTATGGCTGGGGGAGTTTAGCCGTGGTGGCGATGCTGTTTCCGCTTCTTACTTCTAATAATTTTTCCTTGCATTTTTTTGGCAAATACTGGAAAAAAATTCAGCGGGGAACCTATTTGGTTTTTATCGCAACCGCTATTCATATCGCCATGGTCAAAGATGAGTGGTTTGAGGTGATGGGGCCGGTGCTTATTTGGTTATTTCTATGGACCTGGGCAGAGCTTAGGAGACGAAAAAGGTTTAAAGTTTAA
- a CDS encoding VTT domain-containing protein: MSIFKHKAIKKVLALTFFLFLMVSIFGALYYFRETVYSSVDQLAFFIKEHIFVGILAFVLISILAVVFSPLSSLPLVPSAIIAWGDFWTFVFLLSGWFIGSLVGYFLGYFTREGVLEKFFSLKKIEYYKSQISQDAQFLLVLIFRLAIPSEITAYTLGIVRYDLKKFMIIAVLSELPFALLVVYSGRAVYDGNIFLFIGIITFALVFITFFSLLLKKRFK, from the coding sequence ATGAGCATTTTTAAACATAAGGCTATTAAAAAAGTTTTAGCACTGACATTTTTTTTGTTTTTGATGGTGAGCATCTTTGGGGCCTTGTATTATTTTCGTGAGACTGTTTATTCTTCAGTGGATCAATTGGCTTTTTTTATAAAAGAGCATATTTTTGTTGGAATTCTCGCATTTGTTCTCATTTCTATTTTGGCCGTTGTTTTTTCTCCGCTCTCTAGTCTGCCGTTGGTGCCATCTGCCATTATTGCCTGGGGTGATTTTTGGACCTTTGTTTTTTTATTATCAGGCTGGTTTATTGGATCCTTGGTTGGTTATTTTTTGGGGTATTTTACACGAGAGGGGGTTTTGGAAAAATTTTTTTCACTTAAAAAGATTGAGTATTATAAAAGTCAAATTTCGCAGGATGCACAATTTTTATTAGTTTTGATTTTTCGTTTAGCCATTCCTTCTGAGATTACCGCTTATACATTGGGAATTGTGCGATATGATTTGAAAAAGTTTATGATCATTGCTGTTCTTTCAGAATTACCCTTTGCCTTGTTGGTTGTTTACTCTGGCAGGGCGGTCTATGATGGCAATATTTTTCTTTTTATTGGTATTATTACCTTTGCCTTGGTTTTTATTACATTTTTCTCCCTTTTGCTTAAGAAGAGATTTAAATAA